A genomic region of Actinomycetes bacterium contains the following coding sequences:
- the ilvC gene encoding ketol-acid reductoisomerase, whose protein sequence is MANVYYEKDADASIIAGRKVAILGYGSQGHAHALNLKESGVDVRVGLRAGSSSAAKASEAGLAVTDVATATAEADLIMMLLPDTEIGPVYEADVAPNLSDGDALFFAHGFNVRFGYVKAPAGVDVAMVAPKGPGHLVRRTYTEGGGVPCLIAVSQDATGNAKALALSYADAIGGTRAGVLETTFEEETETDLFGEQVVLCGGLSALVQAGFETLVEAGYQPESAYFECLHELKLIVDLMYEQGISGMRYSISTTAEYGDLTRGPRIVNDETKAEMKRILDEIRSGQFAEEFIGEVRSGGSNFEDLRDAGKQHQVEQVGTGLRDMMPWISAGKTKVEDISGGD, encoded by the coding sequence ATGGCAAACGTGTACTACGAAAAGGACGCTGACGCGTCGATCATCGCCGGCCGCAAAGTGGCGATCCTGGGCTACGGCTCACAGGGTCACGCCCATGCGCTGAACCTGAAGGAGTCCGGCGTGGATGTGCGTGTGGGCCTCCGCGCGGGCTCCTCGTCGGCGGCCAAGGCCTCTGAGGCGGGCCTGGCGGTCACCGATGTCGCTACGGCCACCGCCGAAGCCGACCTCATCATGATGCTGCTGCCCGACACCGAGATCGGCCCGGTCTACGAGGCGGATGTGGCACCCAACCTCAGCGATGGCGACGCCTTGTTCTTCGCCCACGGGTTCAACGTGCGCTTCGGCTACGTGAAGGCCCCCGCCGGGGTCGATGTGGCCATGGTCGCTCCCAAGGGGCCGGGTCACCTCGTGCGGCGCACCTACACCGAGGGTGGGGGCGTGCCCTGCCTGATCGCCGTGTCCCAGGACGCCACGGGCAACGCCAAGGCGCTGGCGCTCAGCTACGCGGACGCGATCGGCGGCACGCGTGCCGGCGTTCTGGAGACCACGTTCGAAGAAGAGACCGAGACCGACCTCTTCGGGGAGCAGGTCGTGCTGTGTGGCGGGCTGTCCGCCCTGGTGCAGGCCGGTTTCGAGACCTTGGTCGAGGCCGGGTACCAGCCCGAGTCGGCCTACTTCGAGTGCCTGCACGAGCTGAAGCTGATCGTGGACCTCATGTACGAGCAGGGCATCTCGGGCATGCGCTACTCGATCTCGACCACCGCCGAGTACGGAGACCTCACCCGCGGGCCGCGGATCGTCAACGACGAGACCAAGGCCGAGATGAAGCGGATCCTCGACGAGATCCGCTCCGGGCAGTTCGCTGAGGAGTTCATCGGCGAGGTGCGCTCCGGTGGCTCGAACTTCGAAGATCTCCGTGACGCAGGCAAGCAGCACCAGGTCGAGCAGGTCGGCACCGGCTTGCGCGACATGATGCCGTGGATCTCGGCGGGCAAGACCAAGGTCGAGGACATCTCCGGCGGCGACTGA
- the ilvN gene encoding acetolactate synthase small subunit has product MSPEARHQVLSVLVENRSGVLARIAGLFARRGYNIYSLAVAPTDDDRFSRITIVVDVESAPLEQIVKQLNKLVNVIKISELDPRDSIERELMLLTVKAAPGSRGEILELVGLFDADVIDVGADELTVSLDDVPGRLDDLEALLRPYGIVDIQRTGRVALPRLERSAGAPGLRSAG; this is encoded by the coding sequence GTGAGCCCCGAAGCCCGCCACCAGGTCCTGTCGGTCCTGGTCGAGAACCGGTCCGGTGTGCTGGCGAGGATCGCCGGCCTGTTCGCCCGCCGTGGCTACAACATCTACTCCCTGGCGGTTGCACCTACCGACGACGACCGGTTCAGCCGCATCACGATCGTGGTCGATGTCGAGTCGGCGCCCCTGGAGCAGATCGTCAAGCAGCTCAACAAGCTGGTCAACGTGATCAAGATCTCCGAGCTGGATCCGCGGGACTCGATCGAGCGCGAGTTGATGCTCCTCACAGTCAAAGCCGCCCCGGGCTCGCGCGGCGAGATCCTGGAGCTCGTCGGGCTCTTCGACGCCGACGTGATCGACGTGGGTGCCGACGAGCTCACGGTGAGCCTGGATGACGTGCCGGGCCGCCTCGATGACCTCGAGGCGCTGCTGCGCCCGTACGGAATCGTCGACATCCAGCGCACCGGCCGTGTTGCCTTGCCCCGCCTGGAGCGAAGCGCGGGTGCGCCGGGCCTCCGCTCGGCCGGCTGA
- a CDS encoding bifunctional o-acetylhomoserine/o-acetylserine sulfhydrylase encodes MSDNWGFETRQIHAGQVPDSETSARAVPIYQTTAYTFRDTQHAADLFGLAEMGNIYTRIMNPTQGVVEARISALEGATETAVGIPGSLLVSSGQAAETMAILNLAESGSHIVSSAALYGGTYNLFHYTLPKMGIECTFVEDPDDMDEWAAAIQPNTKALYGESIGNPKNDILDISAVADLAHANGIPLIVDNTVGTPYLCNPLAHGADIVVHSATKFIGGHGTAIAGLIVDGGTFDFSEGDKYPMFTEPDPSYHGLAYWPALGAGSYVIKARVQLLRDTGPAVSPFNAFLLLQGLETLSLRMERHVANAKAVAEFLEGHDQVESVQYAGLASSKWNDRVDKYCPKGPSSVPAFIIRGGLEAGKKFVEALELHSHLANIGDVRSLVIHPASTTHSQLTADEQSSTGVDPGLIRLSVGLESVEDIIGDLERGFAAAK; translated from the coding sequence ATGAGCGACAACTGGGGCTTCGAAACCCGCCAGATCCACGCAGGCCAGGTGCCCGACTCCGAGACGAGCGCCCGTGCCGTACCGATCTACCAGACGACGGCCTACACGTTCCGCGACACCCAGCACGCAGCCGACCTGTTCGGACTGGCGGAGATGGGCAACATCTACACGCGGATCATGAACCCCACCCAGGGCGTGGTCGAGGCCCGTATCTCGGCACTCGAAGGGGCGACCGAGACCGCGGTGGGCATTCCCGGGTCGCTGCTGGTCTCCTCGGGTCAGGCCGCTGAGACGATGGCGATCCTCAATCTCGCCGAGTCGGGCAGCCACATCGTCAGTTCAGCGGCCCTCTACGGCGGCACCTACAACCTGTTCCACTACACGCTGCCCAAGATGGGAATCGAGTGCACGTTCGTCGAGGACCCCGACGACATGGATGAGTGGGCCGCCGCGATCCAGCCCAACACCAAGGCCCTCTATGGCGAGTCGATCGGCAACCCGAAGAACGACATCCTCGACATCTCGGCGGTGGCCGACCTCGCACACGCCAACGGCATCCCCCTCATCGTCGACAACACCGTCGGCACGCCGTACCTCTGCAATCCGCTTGCGCACGGCGCCGACATCGTGGTGCATTCGGCCACGAAGTTCATCGGTGGCCACGGGACTGCGATCGCCGGGCTGATCGTCGACGGTGGCACGTTCGACTTCTCCGAGGGCGACAAGTACCCGATGTTCACCGAACCCGACCCGAGCTACCACGGGCTCGCCTACTGGCCCGCCCTCGGTGCCGGCTCCTATGTGATCAAGGCACGGGTCCAGCTGCTACGTGACACCGGTCCGGCCGTGTCGCCATTCAACGCGTTCTTGCTGCTGCAGGGGCTTGAGACGCTGTCTCTGCGCATGGAGCGCCACGTCGCCAACGCGAAGGCCGTCGCGGAGTTCCTCGAGGGTCACGACCAGGTGGAGAGCGTGCAGTACGCGGGTCTCGCGTCCAGCAAGTGGAACGACCGCGTGGACAAGTACTGCCCCAAGGGTCCCAGCTCGGTGCCGGCGTTCATCATCAGGGGTGGCCTCGAGGCGGGCAAGAAGTTCGTGGAGGCGCTGGAGTTGCACAGTCACCTCGCCAACATCGGCGACGTGCGCAGCCTTGTGATCCACCCGGCCTCCACCACCCACAGCCAGCTCACCGCTGACGAGCAGAGCTCCACGGGCGTCGACCCGGGCCTCATCCGCCTGTCGGTCGGTCTCGAGAGCGTCGAGGACATCATCGGCGACCTCGAACGAGGCTTCGCCGCCGCGAAGTAG
- the ilvD gene encoding dihydroxy-acid dehydratase — translation MSDTPQMKPRSTDVTEGPSKAPARAMLRAIGMTDDDWDKPQVGVASSWNEVTPCNMPLDRLAAKAKDGVRSAGGFPIEFNTIAVSDGISMGHEGMRASLVSREVIADSVETVMHAERMDAMVTFAGCDKSLPGMMMAAARLNLPTVFLYGGSKLPGNHNGQVLDIVSVFEAVGAHALGAIDDEELGAIEREACPTIGACAGMFTANTMASVGEALGLSLPGSASAPAVDRRRDDYAHASGVAVINLLREGIRPRHIITKGSLENAIAVVMALGGSTNAVLHLLAIAAEAEVDLQLEDFNKVAARVPHLADTKPHGKYHMLDVDRIGGVPVVMQMLAEEGVLHTDEITVTGRTVAENLEMVKPPAPDGEVVHNFDEPINAVGGLAILRGSLAPNGGVVKVAGIDFDHFEGPARVFDGEDAAMEAVLGGRINAGDVVVIRYEGPKGGPGMREMLAITGAMKGAGRGGDSALITDGRFSGGTHGFCIGHVSPEAVDNGPIALVEEGDRIRIDVTDHTIDLLVDDATLEARLANLKHPEPRYTKGVLAKYAALAQGADVGAITRA, via the coding sequence ATGAGCGACACCCCCCAGATGAAGCCGCGGTCCACCGACGTCACCGAGGGCCCGTCGAAGGCACCAGCGCGGGCGATGCTGCGTGCGATCGGCATGACCGACGACGACTGGGACAAGCCGCAGGTGGGCGTGGCCTCCAGCTGGAACGAGGTGACGCCCTGCAACATGCCACTCGACCGCCTGGCAGCGAAGGCCAAGGACGGCGTGCGATCCGCCGGCGGCTTCCCGATCGAGTTCAATACGATCGCTGTGTCCGACGGTATCTCGATGGGCCACGAGGGAATGCGCGCCAGCCTCGTCAGTCGCGAGGTCATCGCCGACTCGGTGGAGACGGTTATGCACGCCGAGCGAATGGACGCGATGGTCACCTTCGCGGGCTGCGACAAGTCGCTGCCCGGGATGATGATGGCTGCTGCTCGACTCAATCTGCCGACGGTCTTCCTCTACGGGGGCTCCAAGCTGCCCGGCAACCACAACGGCCAGGTGCTCGACATCGTGTCGGTGTTCGAGGCCGTCGGCGCGCACGCGCTCGGTGCGATCGACGACGAGGAACTGGGCGCGATCGAACGCGAGGCATGCCCGACCATCGGTGCGTGTGCGGGCATGTTCACGGCCAACACGATGGCTTCGGTTGGCGAAGCGCTCGGGCTGTCGCTGCCCGGTTCCGCCTCCGCTCCGGCGGTCGACCGCCGGCGCGACGACTATGCCCACGCTTCAGGTGTCGCGGTCATCAACCTGCTCCGCGAGGGCATCCGGCCGCGCCACATCATCACGAAGGGCTCGCTGGAGAACGCCATCGCGGTCGTGATGGCCCTCGGTGGAAGCACCAACGCCGTGCTCCACCTGCTCGCGATAGCGGCCGAGGCCGAGGTCGACCTGCAGCTGGAGGACTTCAACAAGGTTGCGGCGAGGGTTCCGCACCTTGCCGATACCAAGCCCCATGGCAAGTACCACATGCTCGACGTGGACCGAATCGGGGGCGTGCCCGTGGTGATGCAGATGCTCGCCGAGGAAGGGGTGCTGCACACCGACGAGATCACGGTTACCGGCCGCACCGTGGCGGAGAACCTGGAGATGGTGAAGCCGCCGGCACCGGACGGCGAGGTCGTCCACAACTTCGACGAGCCGATCAACGCCGTGGGCGGACTCGCGATCCTGCGCGGCTCGCTCGCTCCCAACGGTGGCGTCGTGAAGGTGGCCGGGATCGACTTCGACCACTTCGAGGGTCCGGCCCGCGTGTTCGACGGCGAGGACGCGGCGATGGAGGCTGTGCTGGGCGGTCGCATCAATGCCGGCGACGTGGTCGTGATCCGATACGAAGGGCCCAAGGGCGGACCGGGAATGCGCGAGATGCTCGCCATCACCGGTGCCATGAAGGGCGCGGGGCGCGGTGGCGACTCGGCGCTGATCACCGACGGGCGCTTCTCCGGTGGCACCCACGGGTTCTGCATCGGCCACGTGTCGCCCGAAGCTGTCGACAACGGCCCGATCGCGCTGGTCGAGGAGGGCGACCGCATCCGCATCGACGTGACGGATCACACCATCGACCTGCTTGTTGACGACGCCACCCTCGAGGCGCGACTCGCGAACCTGAAGCACCCCGAGCCGCGATACACCAAAGGAGTGCTGGCGAAGTACGCGGCGCTGGCACAGGGCGCCGACGTCGGCGCCATCACCCGGGCCTGA
- a CDS encoding homoserine kinase, whose product MLVSAPASSANLGPGFDCLAIALGIPFWLDARDPGDEPQDPPQLPQSVLEGDDPVPMLAAEASHPAALAFEAAGGAAGSSLWWRSTIPPGRGQGFSGASRVAGAFAAFRLAGVPPDRARRAARNVAAELEGHPDNAAASALGALSVSAGDTDVRLDVPGGVEVALWWPDESQGTDASRQALAEVVELTDATHNVSRAALWVAAIATGDLAALRWASEDRLHQQARLDAMAQSAAALEAFLDDGSVWAAWLSGSGPTVAALVPAGYQVPAGLPEGRTAVVAIDTEGVREAN is encoded by the coding sequence GTGCTGGTAAGCGCTCCTGCGTCGTCGGCCAACCTCGGGCCGGGGTTCGACTGCCTGGCCATCGCGCTCGGCATCCCGTTCTGGCTCGATGCCCGTGATCCCGGTGACGAGCCGCAGGACCCACCGCAGCTTCCGCAGTCGGTCCTTGAGGGCGATGATCCGGTCCCGATGCTGGCGGCCGAGGCGAGCCACCCCGCTGCGCTGGCCTTCGAGGCGGCGGGCGGCGCTGCGGGCAGTTCGCTCTGGTGGCGCAGCACGATTCCGCCCGGCCGCGGGCAGGGCTTCTCGGGTGCTTCCCGCGTCGCCGGGGCGTTCGCTGCGTTCAGGCTTGCGGGGGTGCCGCCGGACAGAGCCCGCCGGGCGGCGCGCAACGTGGCCGCCGAACTCGAAGGGCATCCCGACAACGCTGCTGCCAGTGCGCTCGGTGCCCTCAGCGTTTCCGCCGGCGACACCGACGTGCGGCTCGATGTGCCGGGCGGCGTGGAGGTTGCACTCTGGTGGCCCGACGAGAGCCAGGGCACCGACGCATCGCGACAGGCGCTGGCCGAGGTGGTCGAGCTCACCGATGCCACACACAACGTGAGTCGGGCCGCCCTGTGGGTTGCAGCGATCGCCACGGGCGACCTGGCAGCACTGCGGTGGGCCAGCGAGGACCGACTCCACCAGCAGGCCCGCCTCGACGCCATGGCGCAGTCGGCCGCCGCGCTGGAGGCGTTCCTCGACGACGGGTCGGTGTGGGCCGCATGGCTGTCGGGTTCCGGCCCGACCGTGGCAGCACTCGTTCCGGCCGGCTACCAGGTGCCCGCAGGCCTGCCGGAGGGTCGCACCGCGGTGGTGGCGATCGACACCGAAGGAGTCCGCGAAGCCAACTGA
- a CDS encoding acyl--CoA ligase has protein sequence MADAAKVRDELTGPGGAFEVVTTDEIDGKPMKVFKDRFPNLRFISEVFGAAHADKEFVVYGERRQTYAEFLEDVNALSAWFAANGLTKGDRVAVLSQNNPQWCATFWAAVDMGAVLVGLNGWWNTDEILYGLQHSGAKVLVADAKRFDRITADLDAAPDLEHVLLVDANPDSFDAGDEGPRLLRFDDAVSEGATGSPGFPTTEIAESDPAVIFYTSGTTGRPKGAISTHANMVANLQNTVFSLTLAAMTNPDASVGGGDQPVSLLTSPLFHVSGCHSTLVVGFMGGMKLVIPEGRFDPDNVFRLIEDEGVGIWATVPTMIWRATEHPARGDYDLSSIVSVAFGGSPSADELQRRIRDTFPNVKSTSNAYGLTESSSVATILSAGAEVDKVDSVGLPMPVVDLAIGDPTGKHLGPGETGEVLIRGPIIMAGYWDNPEATADTIRDGWLHTGDVGHLDSDGYLFITDRAKDMLIRGGENVYCVEIENRLVEHPEIADAAVVGVPHAELGEEVKAVLEMGEGSTASDDDIRGWVREALAEFKVPTYIQRWDGKLPRNASGKLLKNVLRGEGAVSFAETM, from the coding sequence ATGGCTGATGCAGCGAAGGTTCGTGACGAGTTGACGGGGCCTGGCGGGGCGTTCGAAGTGGTGACCACCGACGAGATCGACGGCAAGCCCATGAAGGTGTTCAAGGACCGTTTCCCCAACCTGCGATTCATCAGCGAGGTGTTCGGCGCCGCGCACGCCGACAAGGAGTTCGTGGTCTACGGCGAGAGGCGCCAGACATACGCGGAGTTCCTCGAAGATGTCAACGCGCTGTCGGCCTGGTTCGCCGCCAACGGGCTCACCAAGGGCGACCGAGTCGCCGTGCTCAGCCAGAACAATCCCCAGTGGTGCGCCACGTTCTGGGCCGCAGTCGACATGGGAGCAGTGCTCGTCGGCCTCAACGGATGGTGGAACACCGACGAGATCCTCTACGGGCTCCAACACAGCGGGGCGAAGGTCTTGGTGGCCGACGCGAAGCGGTTCGACCGAATCACCGCAGACCTGGATGCCGCACCCGACCTCGAACACGTGCTGCTGGTCGACGCCAACCCCGACAGCTTCGACGCGGGCGACGAGGGCCCCCGACTCCTGCGCTTCGACGACGCCGTCAGCGAAGGGGCTACCGGTTCCCCCGGATTCCCCACCACGGAGATCGCCGAGTCCGACCCGGCGGTCATCTTCTACACCTCGGGCACCACCGGGCGCCCGAAGGGGGCCATCAGCACCCACGCCAACATGGTCGCCAACCTCCAGAACACCGTGTTCAGCCTCACGCTCGCAGCGATGACCAACCCGGATGCGTCGGTGGGCGGCGGCGACCAGCCGGTATCGCTGCTCACGTCGCCACTGTTCCACGTGTCCGGCTGCCACTCGACGCTCGTGGTCGGGTTCATGGGTGGCATGAAGCTCGTGATCCCCGAGGGTCGCTTCGATCCCGACAATGTGTTCAGGCTCATCGAGGACGAGGGCGTGGGCATCTGGGCCACGGTGCCAACGATGATCTGGCGCGCCACCGAGCATCCCGCACGCGGCGACTACGACCTGAGCTCCATCGTGTCGGTCGCCTTCGGGGGCTCGCCGTCCGCCGATGAGTTGCAGCGCCGCATCCGTGACACGTTCCCCAATGTGAAGTCGACCTCCAACGCCTACGGACTCACCGAGTCCTCCTCGGTGGCCACGATCCTCAGCGCGGGCGCCGAGGTCGACAAGGTCGACTCGGTCGGGCTGCCGATGCCAGTGGTCGACCTCGCGATCGGTGATCCCACCGGCAAGCACCTGGGGCCCGGGGAGACCGGTGAGGTGCTCATCCGCGGGCCGATCATCATGGCCGGCTACTGGGACAACCCCGAGGCCACGGCGGACACGATCCGCGACGGCTGGCTGCACACCGGCGACGTGGGCCACCTCGACTCCGACGGCTACCTGTTCATCACCGACCGCGCAAAGGACATGCTGATCCGCGGCGGCGAGAACGTGTACTGCGTGGAGATCGAGAACCGGCTCGTGGAGCACCCCGAGATCGCGGATGCTGCGGTGGTGGGGGTACCGCACGCCGAGCTCGGCGAGGAAGTGAAGGCCGTGCTCGAGATGGGTGAAGGCTCCACGGCCAGCGATGACGACATCCGCGGGTGGGTCCGCGAGGCGCTGGCCGAGTTCAAGGTGCCCACCTACATCCAGCGCTGGGACGGCAAGCTTCCACGCAACGCCTCCGGCAAGCTGCTCAAGAACGTGCTGCGCGGTGAGGGCGCCGTGAGCTTCGCGGAGACCATGTGA
- a CDS encoding GNAT family N-acetyltransferase: MNTPQLVLEPLRENRYDEACALVERGIHDPDWMPFEVPFTDAPSPRRELDAVGFWLSCWAGVSQHGWRLPFAVLCGGALVGVQDIAASGWVESRTVATGSWLGREHQGRGLGREMRAAVLHLALGHLGAERAESCAFEDNTASRRVSEVLGYREAGLRTADRRGEPAVQVTFAIDRDDWPASAAAAIEVGVHGVDDRVLAQLGATLPNSGVDTD; encoded by the coding sequence ATGAACACGCCGCAGCTGGTGCTCGAGCCGTTGCGCGAGAACCGCTACGACGAGGCTTGCGCCCTCGTCGAGCGAGGCATCCACGACCCCGACTGGATGCCCTTCGAAGTGCCGTTCACAGATGCCCCCTCGCCGAGACGGGAACTGGACGCGGTGGGTTTCTGGCTGTCGTGCTGGGCGGGAGTGTCACAGCACGGATGGCGGCTGCCGTTCGCCGTGCTGTGCGGCGGCGCACTGGTCGGTGTGCAGGACATAGCGGCATCGGGTTGGGTCGAGAGCCGCACGGTCGCGACCGGCTCATGGTTGGGGCGCGAACACCAGGGCCGGGGACTCGGCCGAGAGATGCGCGCTGCGGTGCTGCACCTGGCACTGGGGCACCTCGGGGCCGAGCGCGCGGAGTCGTGCGCCTTCGAGGACAACACCGCCTCGCGCCGCGTGAGTGAGGTCCTGGGCTACCGAGAGGCAGGCCTGCGTACCGCGGATCGCCGCGGTGAGCCCGCTGTGCAGGTCACCTTTGCGATCGACCGTGACGACTGGCCCGCCTCGGCGGCCGCAGCAATCGAGGTGGGGGTCCACGGTGTCGACGACCGCGTGCTGGCCCAGCTCGGAGCAACGCTGCCGAACTCAGGAGTCGATACGGACTGA
- a CDS encoding NUDIX domain-containing protein, with protein sequence MAAGEPVEVLAADGSVQRVVTRSEMRANRLRHRCTFVIVRSSVGQVLVHRRSDHKDLWPGRWDLCVGGVVTAGEDWEHAAVRELAEEVGVVVRPGDLDYLGEASFTDDDVDELARIWTVTHDGPFEFADGEVVEARFVSRAELEAMMARLEFVADSAALAAPLLV encoded by the coding sequence TTGGCTGCCGGCGAACCGGTCGAGGTGTTGGCAGCCGACGGCTCGGTGCAACGCGTCGTGACCCGTTCGGAGATGCGGGCCAACCGGCTGCGCCACCGCTGCACGTTCGTGATCGTGCGGTCCAGCGTCGGGCAGGTCCTGGTGCACCGACGCAGCGATCACAAGGATCTCTGGCCGGGCCGGTGGGACCTGTGCGTGGGTGGCGTGGTGACTGCTGGGGAGGACTGGGAACACGCAGCTGTGCGCGAGTTGGCCGAGGAGGTCGGCGTCGTTGTGCGACCCGGGGACCTCGACTACCTGGGTGAGGCGAGCTTCACCGATGACGACGTGGACGAACTGGCACGGATCTGGACCGTCACCCACGACGGACCCTTCGAGTTCGCCGACGGCGAGGTGGTCGAGGCGCGGTTCGTCAGCCGCGCGGAACTGGAGGCGATGATGGCTCGGCTGGAGTTCGTCGCAGACTCGGCTGCGCTGGCGGCGCCACTGCTGGTGTGA
- a CDS encoding MATE family efflux transporter: MVDSAAPEGDRAQRPLDRQIWALAGPAVLTLASEPLYLLADTAIVGRIGTEALGGLAVASAVLLFATGMLIFLTFGTAATVARLLGAGQPDEAAKQSVQGLWLGIGLGVAVALLLAVLADWLLGLFGATEEVVDSARTYLLVSLWGLPAVTLAMAGTGALRGHLDTRTPLVVAVSTNTLNVVLTMTLVLALDQGIAGAAWGTVIAKIVAAVAYSVIVVRMARRRSVQLAPDGGRIRSLAVVGRDLFIRTVALRASLTITVALAARKGTVALAAFQVGFQVWAALAYVLDALEAAAQSLVAKALGAHDAVLARVTSRRIIVWSVGCGALLGGITAVFSPVIAGWFTDDEAVLDLLVAGLWWVGLSQPLNGVAFALDGILVGAGDQRYLAVAMVGSLGVMALGAAIISRPAVDLRGLWLLLIAFMASRVVLLGVRYRTDRWLHMGSGLPPATP; this comes from the coding sequence GTGGTCGACAGTGCAGCCCCAGAAGGCGACCGGGCCCAGCGCCCACTCGACCGCCAGATCTGGGCCCTGGCCGGACCGGCGGTGCTCACACTCGCGTCCGAGCCGCTCTACCTGTTGGCCGACACCGCGATCGTGGGCCGCATCGGCACCGAGGCGCTCGGCGGCCTGGCCGTGGCCAGCGCCGTGCTGCTCTTCGCCACCGGCATGCTCATCTTTCTCACCTTCGGCACCGCCGCCACGGTCGCCCGCCTGCTCGGCGCCGGCCAGCCCGACGAGGCCGCGAAGCAATCGGTGCAGGGTCTGTGGCTGGGCATCGGTCTGGGCGTCGCGGTCGCGCTGCTCCTGGCGGTGCTCGCGGACTGGCTGCTCGGTCTGTTCGGTGCCACCGAGGAGGTTGTCGACTCGGCGCGCACCTACCTGCTCGTGAGCCTCTGGGGGCTGCCGGCGGTCACCCTAGCCATGGCCGGCACCGGCGCACTGAGGGGCCACCTCGACACGCGCACCCCCCTCGTGGTGGCAGTGTCCACCAACACCCTCAACGTGGTGCTCACGATGACGCTCGTTCTGGCTCTCGACCAGGGAATCGCTGGCGCGGCCTGGGGCACCGTGATCGCAAAGATCGTCGCCGCGGTCGCCTACAGCGTGATCGTGGTTCGCATGGCGAGGCGACGATCGGTCCAGCTGGCACCCGACGGCGGCCGGATCCGCTCGCTCGCGGTCGTGGGTCGCGATCTGTTCATCCGCACCGTGGCGCTGCGCGCGTCGCTCACGATCACCGTTGCGCTGGCGGCCCGCAAGGGAACGGTTGCCCTGGCGGCATTCCAGGTGGGGTTCCAGGTCTGGGCGGCCCTCGCCTACGTGCTCGATGCCCTCGAGGCAGCCGCCCAGTCACTCGTCGCCAAGGCCCTCGGTGCGCACGATGCCGTGCTGGCCCGGGTGACCTCGCGCCGGATCATCGTGTGGTCGGTCGGTTGCGGAGCCCTGCTCGGCGGGATCACCGCCGTGTTCAGCCCGGTGATCGCGGGCTGGTTCACAGACGACGAAGCGGTGCTCGACCTCCTCGTGGCCGGGCTGTGGTGGGTGGGGCTGAGCCAGCCCCTCAACGGCGTGGCCTTCGCCCTCGACGGGATCCTCGTGGGAGCTGGTGACCAGCGCTACCTGGCGGTCGCCATGGTCGGCTCGCTCGGCGTGATGGCACTGGGCGCCGCGATCATCTCCAGGCCGGCGGTCGACCTGAGGGGGCTGTGGCTGCTGCTGATCGCCTTCATGGCGTCGCGGGTCGTTCTGCTGGGAGTTCGCTACCGCACTGACCGCTGGCTGCACATGGGCAGCGGCTTGCCACCCGCCACCCCTTGA